In Lates calcarifer isolate ASB-BC8 linkage group LG15, TLL_Latcal_v3, whole genome shotgun sequence, one genomic interval encodes:
- the pdp1 gene encoding pyruvate dehydrogenase phosphatase catalytic subunit 1, with protein sequence MPVTSQLLRGLPRTKVLASGLLPCQQHQSHLLPVTPRPASRRPSHVWQSPQHSRSYQTASVLRSYILTPPQVNSILKANEYSFKVPEFDGKNVSSVMGFESNQLPANAPIEDRRSAATCLQTRGMLLGVFDGHAGCACAQALSERLFYYIAVSLLPHDTLCELEAAVESGRALSPILQWHKHPNDYFSREAQTLYFNSLRTYWQELIDLTSPGEVPDTREALLSAFKRLDNDISLEAQVGDANAFLHYWVLRVAFSGATACVAHVDGSDLFIANAGDARAVLGVQEEDGSFSAHTLSNDHNAQNEDEVARIRGEHPPSERKTVIRQDRLLGLLMPFRAFGDVKFKWSIELQKRVLESGPDQLHENEQTKFIPPNYHTPPYLTAEPEITYHKLRPQDRFLVIGSDGLWETLHRQEVVRIVGEYLTGVHQRQPLKVGGYRVTLGQMQGLLEERKARMSSAFEDQNVSTHLMRHAVGNNEFGTVDHERLSKMLSLPEELARMYRDDITIIVAQFNPHVIGAQRQEGQS encoded by the exons ATGCCTGTGACATCTCAGCTGCTCAGGGGTTTGCCCCGCACTAAGGTCTTGGCCTCTGGTCTGTTACCGTGCCAACAACACCAGTCCCATTTACTGCCCGTCACTCCACGGCCTGCCTCAAGACGGCCGTCCCACGTGTGGCAGAGCCCCCAGCACTCAAGAAGTTACCAGACAGCCTCAGTGCTCCGCAGCTACATCCTCACGCCTCCGCAGGTCAACTCCATCCTGAAAGCCAACGAGTACAGCTTTAAG GTGCCAGAGTTTGATGGGAAGAATGTGTCGTCGGTGATGGGTTTTGAAAGTAATCAGCTGCCAGCCAACGCCCCTATAGAGGACCGTCGCAGCGCGGCCACATGCCTGCAGACACGAGGAATGCTGCTGGGTGTGTTTGATGGCCATGCTGGCTGTGCCTGCGCTCAG GCACTGAGTGAGAGGTTGTTTTACTACATTGCCGTGTCTCTGCTGCCACACGACACACTGTGCGAGCTGGAGGCAGCAGTAGAGTCCGGCAGGGCACTCAGTCCCATCCTGCAGTGGCACAAACACCCCAACGACTACTTTAGCAGGGAGGCTCAGACGCTCTACTTCAACAGTCTCCGAACCTACTGGCAGGAGTTGATAGATCTCACCAG ccCAGGCGAGGTTCCAGACACCCGTGAGGCGTTGCTGAGCGCCTTCAAGAGGCTGGACAACGACATCTCTCTGGAAGCTCAG GTTGGAGACGCGAATGCTTTCCTGCACTACTGGGTCCTGAGAGTGGCCTTTTCTGGAGCGACAGCTTGTGTGGCTCACGTCGACGGATCAGACCT GTTTATCGCCAATGCAGGAGATGCTCGGGCAGTGTTGGGGGTGCAGGAGGAGGATGGTTCATTCAGTGCTCACACACTCTCTAATGACCACAACGCCCAGAACGAGGATGAGGTGGCTCGGATACGGGGTGAACACCCTCCATCAGAGAGAAAGACGGTTATACGACAG GACCGGTTGCTTGGCCTCCTCATGCCGTTCCGTGCGTTCGGGGATGTGAAGTTCAAATGGAGTATTGAGCTACAGAAGCGCGTGTTGGAGTCTGGGCCTGATCAGCTCCACGAAAACGAGCAAACCAAGTTTATCCCCCCCAACTATCACACACCGCCTTACCTGACCGCTGAGCCAGAGATCACGTACCACAAACTGCGGCCACAGGATCGCTTTCTg GTGATTGGCTCTGACGGCCTCTGGGAGACCctccacagacaggaagtggttcGTATCGTGGGGGAGTATTTAACAGGGGTGCACCAGCGTCAGCCCCTCAAAGTCGGAGGCTACAGGGTCACCCTGGGACAGATGCAGGGGCTCCTCGAAGAGAGGAAGGCTCGCATGTCTTCCGCTTTCGAGGATCAGAACGTGTCGACCCACCTGATGCGTCACGCGGTGGGAAACAACGAGTTCGGCACGGTTGACCACGAAAGGCTGTCGAAAATGCTGTCGCTGCCCGAGGAGCTGGCTCGAATGTACCGCGATGACATCACCATCATCGTCGCTCAGTTCAACCCTCATGTGATTGgagcacagagacaggaggGGCAGTCCTGA
- the tmem67 gene encoding meckelin, producing MATGTLPFVVNRHKVPLTLFLFIYLDLLHCQQFIISYKAPSECGVEEFFDISSLSCARCGPNQRRSTTGLDCVCKTGYQTLTTDKVSITCQQCPTDKPAVTKDGFGCIRCPGSLSDEGKCQCPPGNILVERDVSGNLLDEARCETCNGKSPALSVPNGNEDRCERCQASFIHTSCLCNPPNVLAGGLCFPTGTLSTNVNPSVNYAQLKFSVQSAWFVKNLYSSSSACLAFSNLTACQALGNMCVMNMHSFSGVSNDACGLFNTIFRLRASASSTQDISYWRAHLPWLYYGDEPGLASRVLQTDPVPTGFSFRGKNKNTDIKLRAAVYNVRGEFLRWEQVGGGNLQLCPETATKQRAAFSFGTAYQESCVLSVAELLDTYPEPLFYDLFMDLGGENSKLLPLPTLVYNQQYNGRFINQEGMKNWYLSRRMFLIDTLSGREKNLGSQPKVVRVASSVKIRFQLVPRTQEGQVFPPLMTVTYTDVPITDVKSQTVSTTFAVEYEMDQSEARIKTDTALGVMGGVAVLYSLLKTVSWKRRIASPLIDVETMMKFLLFYAGDLANVFFAVTVGTGLYWLIFYKAQQFVSVLLPLPAQEEQFVTYIGCAFALKAVQFLHKLILQVSVDIFLIDWERPRTKASRTVQAAGEPKRDPSPVSIWRTYFVANEWNEIQTIRKISPTFQIMAVLFFLEVVGFSNLALRDPWPTLQRSPQAYTPSYSLILRYGVAAALWLCIGLLQMIFFTVFHEHFVEDKIRQFVDLCSISNISVLLLSHRCFGYYIHGRSVHGHADTNMEEMNNNLKREAESLCGQRGLLPNTDVQTFQVSLTNRLRSQYDRIREPLSRRNGPSRLMDASTANPFEQNVRAYHTMNHFLGSIIDHAHPDMDYIVKDKLVFERVIGMEFLEPSEKSIFYNDEAHSFSNVLFYGNEATLLIFDTLFFCVVDLGSQSFVLAAVLTYVQQMIFRLIRNILGRKNLVNKTLVDERFLI from the exons ATGGCGACGGGGACGCTACCGTTCGTTGTTAACAGACACAAAGTGCCGCTAACATTATTCCTTTTCATTTACCTAGATTTACTTCACTGCCAGCAGTTTATTATCTCCTATAAGGCTCCTTCAGAGTGTGGTGTGGAAGAGTTTTTCGATATCTCGAGTTTGTCGTGTGCGAGGTGCGGTCCAAATCAGCGACGGAGCACAACAG GACTGGACTGTGTTTGCAAAACTGGGTACCAAACTCTCACCACTGATAAAGTGTCCATTACTTGTCAGCAGTGTCCCACTGATAAGCCT gcaGTAACAAAAGACGGGTTTGGGTGTATTCGCTGTCCAGGCAGTCTTAGTGATGAAGGGAAGTGCCAGTGCCCGCCAGGCAACATCCTGG TGGAGAGAGATGTCAGTGGAAACCTTTTGGATGAGGCCAGGTGTGAAACGTGTAATGGAAAGAGCCCTGCATTGTCTGTACCAAACGGCAATGAAGACAG GTGTGAGAGATGTCAGGCTTCCTTCATTCACACCTCTTGTTTGTGTAACCCTCCTAATGTCCTG GCAGGAGGGTTATGTTTCCCTACAGGCACCCTCTCCACCAATGTGAATCCCAGTGTCAACTACGCTCAGTTG AAGTTCAGTGTCCAGTCTGCCTGGTTTGTGAAAAACCTCTACTCCTCATCGTCTGCCTGCCTT GCCTTCTCCAACCTGACGGCATGCCAGGCTCTTGGGAACATGTGTGTGATGAACATGCACTCTTTTAGCGGCGTATCCAACGATGCCTGTGGTCTCTTCAACACCATTTTCAGATTAAGGGCCTCTGCAAGCTCAACTCAAGACATTTCTTACTG GAGAGCTCATCTGCCATGGCTTTACTATGGGGATGAACCAGGACTGGCAAGTCGAGTGCTTCAGACTGATCCAGTTCCTACTGGATTcagtttcagaggaaaaaacaag aacactgacattaagcTGCGTGCTGCTGTCTATAATGTCAGAGGAGAGTTCCTCAGATGGGAGCAAGTAGGAGGAGGCAATCTCCAG CTGTGTCCAGAAACTGCAACCAAACAGAGAGCAGCTTTCAGCTTTGGAACTGCTTACCaagagagt tgtgtcCTCTCAGTAGCAGAGCTGTTGGATACATATCCTGAGCCGCTGTTCTATGATCTCTTTATGGATCTTGGTGGGGAGAACAGTAAACTTCTCCCTTTGCCCACACTGGTGTACAACCAGCAATACAATGGACGGTTCATCAACCAAG AGGGTATGAAGAACTGGTACCTGTCTCGACGTATGTTCCTTATCGACACACTGAGTGGAAGAGAGAAGAATTTGGGGTCACAGCCTAAAGTTGTACGTGTGGCCAGCAGTGTCAAAATTAG GTTCCAGCTGGTTCCACGAACCCAGGAAGGACAGGTATTTCCCCCTCTAATGACTGTGACCTACACAGATGTTCCCATCACGGATGTCAAGtcacaaactgtgtct ACAACATTTGCTGTGGAGTATGAGATGGATCAAAGTGAGGCTCGCATAAAGACAGAT ACTGCTCTGGGTGTGATGGGTGGTGTGGCCGTGCTTTACTCTCTGCTGAAGACAGTCAGCTGGAAGAGAAGGATCGCCTCCCCGCTCATTGATGTGGAG ACAATGAtgaagtttttgttgttttatgctGGAGATCTGGCCAACGTTTTCTTTGCCGTCACTGTGGGAACTGGACTTTACTGGCTCATATTTTACAAG GCCCAGCAGTTTGTATCAGTGCTGTTACCACTGCCTGCTCAGGAGGAGCAGTTTGTGACGTACATTGGTTGTGCCTTCGCTCTCAAG GCTGTCCAGTTTCTCCACAAACTGATCCTCCAGGTGTCTGTCGATATATTTCTTATTGACTGGGAGAGGCCACGAACCAAAGCTAGCAGAACGGTGCAAG CTGCTGGTGAGCCAAAACGTGACCCCTCTCCCGTCAGCATCTGGAGGACCTACTTTGTGGCCAATGAATGGAACGAGATCCAGACCATCCGCAAGATCAGTCCAACATTTCAGATCATGGCTGTGCTCTTCTTTCTTGAA GTGGTGGGTTTCTCTAACCTGGCCCTGAGGGACCCCTGGCCAACTTTACAGCGCTCCCCACAGGCGTACACCCCTTCATACAGCCTGATACTGCGCTACGGTGTGGCTGCTGCGCTCTGGCTCTGCATTGGACTTCTGCAG ATgattttcttcactgtgtttcatgAGCACTTCGTGGAGGACAAAATCCGTCAGTTTGTAGATCTCTGCTCCATCAGTAAT atctctgtgctgctgttatcTCATCGTTGTTTTGGCTACTACATCCATGGGCGTTCAGTACATGGCCATGCAGAtacaaacatggaggaaatgAACAACAATCTGAAAAGAGAAGCT GAGTCCCTCTGTGGTCAAAGAGGGCTGCTTCCCAACACAGATGTCCAGACCTTTCAGGTGTCTCTTACCAATCGTCTGCGGTCACAGTATGACAGGATACGGGAACCACTCAGCAGG aggaaCGGGCCGTCACGGCTGATGGACGCATCGACAGCCAACCCGTTTGAGCAGAACGTCAGAGCCTACCACACCATGAACCACTTCCTGGGATCCATTATAGACCAT GCCCACCCTGACATGGACTATATAGTAAAGGACAAGCTGGTGTTTGAGAGGGTCATAGGAATGGAGTTTCTTGAACCCAGTGAAAAAAGCATCTTTTACAATG ATGAGGCCCACTCCTTCAGCAATGTGCTGTTTTATGGAAATGAGGCCACGCTCCTGATCTTTGATACTTTGTTCTTCTGTGTTGTCGATCTGGGATCTCAGAGTTTTGTACTTGCAGCCGTGCTTACATACGTACAGCAGATG ATATTTCGCTTGATCCGTAACATTCTTGGAAGGAAGAACCTCGTCAACAAGACTCTGGTGGATGAGAGATTCCTGATATAA
- the rbm12ba gene encoding RNA binding motif protein 12Ba — translation MPIILRLEGLDVKAGTEDIRKFFECLHIPDGGVYIVGGSLREAFIAFTTERDAQLAMRYTGNFLKRSQVTLHISSMSELEHKLESLIKRKKHYPSKLTVKSPPTSPNANLPSVNALPRDHNNANPPPSTSQPLDHTTANVPHPLHSSIANLQTSAVSSLDSSAAFLLGVCTVLQGLQSSHQREYKESVPRVGSPKADSTVVASDVVRTPELTLNSRPGYVRVFGLPASATKDDICHFFSGLAVEEAIVNVKLGLGMHVCLVKFANTKDACDALHFNQRQLGSFCVEVRGASEKMWTSALQDCENALDDEEIMRPNQNPLREAADHQQKSVYALQMKRQSVKQLQHKSPKKPRPDRDSQTTLSPGTEYIVMVSNLLKKMTKTEIKELFGCPNIAHKNVLHLLDKEGNRTDTAFLIFNCTEDYDYAMNLTGCHVGSNAIKVSSVTREKMRDMMAKTHPRNVEHCLKMDTMKKGPGPVGTPKDTFSMNPDQAAQTCLFVRNLPADVQKSQIKTLFSKYKLRKDNITLLHDSDGKGIGEAVVQFKSQKLAALAHGLHGQDFLGTQVLLTCISVKQMQDIFGRHF, via the coding sequence ATGCCAATAATCCTGCGATTGGAAGGCCTTGATGTGAAGGCAGGTACTGAGGATATAAGGAAATTCTTTGAATGTCTTCACATACCGGATGGTGGAGTGTACATAGTGGGAGGAAGTCTGAGAGAGGCTTTTATTGCATTTACCACTGAAAGAGATGCCCAGCTTGCCATGCGGTACACTGGAAATTTCCTGAAAAGGTCTCAGGTGACTCTGCACATAAGCAGCATGTCAGAGTTGGAGCACAAATTAGAGTCATTgataaagaggaagaaacatTACCCCTCTAAGCTGACTGTCAAGAGTCCCCCGACATCTCCTAATGCAAATCTGCCGTCTGTGAATGCTTTGCCTCGTGATCACAACAATGCAAATCCACCACCTTCTACATCACAGCCACTTGATCACACCACTGCAAATGTGCCACATCCTCTGCATTCCAGTATTGCAAATCTACAAACTTCAGCTGTGTCCTCACTTGATTCCAGTGCTGCCTTTCTTCTTGGGGTGTGTACTGTTCTTCAAGGACTCCAATCATCCCATCAAAGAGAGTACAAAGAGTCAGTGCCAAGAGTTGGTTCCCCCAAGGCTGACAGCACAGTTGTGGCATCTGATGTAGTGAGGACACCAGAGCTAACTCTAAACTCAAGGCCTGGCTATGTCAGGGTCTTTGGTCTGCCAGCCTCAGCTACAAAAGACGACATCTGCCATTTTTTCAGTGGGTTGGCAGTAGAGGAAGCCATAGTGAATGTGAAATTGGGACTTGGCATGCATGTCTGCCTTGTGAAGTTTGCAAACACAAAGGATGCATGTGATGCTCTTCATTTCAACCAACGGCAGCTGGGCTCCTTCTGTGTGGAGGTGCGTGGAGCCTCGGAGAAGATGTGGACCAGTGCGCTTCAAGACTGTGAAAATGCTCTTGATGATGAGGAGATAATGAGACCTAACCAAAACCCTCTTAGGGAAGCTGCAGACCACcaacaaaaatctgtttatgcGCTACAGATGAAGAGGcaatctgtcaaacagctgcaACATAAATCACCAAAAAAGCCAAGACCAGACCGTGACTCTCAAACAACCTTATCACCAGGTACAGAGTACATTGTCATGGTCAGTAATCTACTCAAAAAGATGACCAAGACTGAGATAAAAGAATTATTTGGATGTCCAAACATTGCACACAAAAATGTACTCCATCTGCTTGACAAGGAAGGCAACAGAACAGACACagcttttcttatttttaactGCACTGAGGATTATGACTATGCAATGAATCTCACTGGATGCCATGTGGGCTCTAACGCCATTAAGGTATCATCAGTGACTAGGGAGAAGATGAGGGACATGATGGCCAAAACCCATCCCAGGAATGTTGAGCATTGTCTGAAGATGGACACAATGAAGAAAGGTCCAGGTCCAGTCGGGACACCAAAAGACACATTTAGCATGAACCCGGACCAAGCTGCTCAGACCTGCCTGTTTGTTAGAAACTTGCCTGCAGATGTGcagaaaagtcaaataaaaaccCTTTTCAGCAAATACAAGCTGCGGAAGGATAATATCACCTTATTGCATGACAGTGATGGGAAGGGTATTGGTGAGGCTGTGGTACAGTTTAAGTCTCAGAAGCTTGCTGCTCTGGCTCATGGGCTCCACGGTCAGGACTTCCTGGGGACACAAGTGCTTCTTACCTGCATAAGTGTGAAGCAGATGCAGGACATCTTTGgaagacatttttaa
- the si:ch211-197h24.6 gene encoding uncharacterized protein si:ch211-197h24.6 — translation MEAQAPVNQPPPKNGPQQTQRRNARKKQPQHSAEIVFTKGASIQTVPSLSKQLQGVTECVIGLQYVWEYRSPSKSVPPHYQCKLCAVYRLQHDMVAHVKGWKHSFRYLKKVHPSKITYEEEEAVKDPAVRKAIKEIAGGVEKTEGRGQIKVILKEPCEVPAFQGLRSAVPKLMPPPPPGMGLKGPPFGPRFSDLRFPGEFPPQGGPLLDRPMGEYGEPGFGGYPTRQDFPDPGTDWRPFPDGMDHHPPRSGDGFRPSGGGDGYGRSGLLEESSGRMYPDEYRGGQMGGSLLDRPVDRPMDRPMDRPMDRPMDRPMDRPMDRPGLMGAAPESSNLSNTLLTYLDTFRIENESDAQLVLKVTQKLTDVLMEYRLRSVSAGSSLNSMSVSSSSFSSTPSRLPSSSDRYSSSLTGPSRYSDGPSRYYK, via the exons AAAAAGCAGCCGCAGCATTCTGCTGAAATAG tgttcACGAAAGGAGCATCTATCCAGACTGTGCCCTCTCTCAGCAAACAGTTGCAGGGGGTCACAGAGTGTGTCATTG GTCTTCAGTATGTGTGGGAGTACCGCAGCCCCAGTAAATCTGTCCCACCGCACTACCAGTGTAAACTCTGTGCCGTGTACCGCCTGCAGCATGATATGGTTGCCCACGTGAAAGGTTGGAAACACAGCTTTAGATACTTG AAAAAGGTCCACCCTAGCAAGATCACCTatgaagaggaagaggctgTCAAAGACCCTGCTGTAAGGAAGGCCATTAAAGAAATTGCTGGTGGGGTGGAGAAAACAGAGGGGAGAGGACAAATCAAG GTGATCCTGAAGGAGCCATGTGAAGTACCTGCTTTCCAAGGACTCC GTTCTGCTGTTCCTAAACTTAtgccccctccacctccaggGATGGGACTAAAGGGACCACCGTTTG GTCCCAGGTTTTCTGACCTGAGGTTTCCAGGGGAGTTTCCTCCTCAGGGTGGTCCTCTCCTTGACCGCCCAATGGGAGAGTATGGGGAGCCTGGTTTTGGAGGGTACCCAACCAGGCAAGATTTCCCTGACCCTGGTACGGATTGGAGACCGTTCCCAGATGGTATGGACCATCACCCACCTAGGAGTGGAGATGGTTTCAGACCAAGTGGTGGAGGAGATGGCTATGGAAGGAGTGGACTGCTGGAAGAGAGCTCAGGCAGGATGTATCCTGACGAGTACAGAGGTGGTCAAATGGGGGGTAGCTTACTGGACCGACCAGTGGACCGACCAATGGACAGACCAATGGACCGACCAATGGACCGACCAATGGACCGACCAATGGACCGACCAATGGACAGGCCTGGCTTAATGGGAGCAGCTCCAGAAAGTAGCAACCTTTCTAACACACTGCTCACTTACCTC GATACCTTCCGGATAGAGAATGAAAGTGACGCACAGCTGGTGCTGAAGGTGACACAGAAACTAACAGATGTGCTGATGGAGTACAGACTGAGGAGCGTATCAGCG GGTTCAAGTCTGAACAGCATGTCAGTGAGCTCTTCAAGTTTCTCCTCTACACCTTCCAGACTGCCAAGTAGTAGTGACCGATACTCAAGTAGCCTCACAG GTCCATCCAGGTACTCTGATGGTCCATCAAGGTATTATAAATGA